In Cyprinus carpio isolate SPL01 chromosome A14, ASM1834038v1, whole genome shotgun sequence, a single window of DNA contains:
- the LOC109101380 gene encoding cohesin subunit SA-1 isoform X1, which yields MISASSMDESEPYSSEDEDVSLTGSDFEFQLTTSKRKLNSTQGAASPKRVRHPSVSGSSQSQTPEESRGLGPHGAQTEGRATACHLYEAVRSGRSALLTVIDDWLEEYRRDREAGILELINFVVQCSGCKGVVTREMFSRLQNADIISHLTTEFNEDSVSYPLVSGGSQWRHFREGVCEFVSLLVRGCRNSLLYDDFLFSSFIALLTGLADSQVRAFRHTSTLITMRLMSSIVSVAAEVTAQALMTRRRCELEKNKPAEHRAIDRIEELEGSYRELLEHQEDLRSLMNGIFKGVFIHRYRDRVPEIRAVCMEEMGVWLRENPASFLNDEHLKYVGWMLHDKQAAVRLQCVLTLQKLYVEKDFISRLELFTSRFKERILCMILDKDSDVAVETVKLLLLIKQQTDEGLSEEECAAVYPLVFATHRGLACAAGRFLYHTLCSVLDGRSDKRSVSVLRLLAHFFIESEYHEHAAYLVDSLWDVAGVELKDWELMTSLLLQESGVEDELESALIDIMMCAVRQASEATPPSSRVQRKNLTAREKRLQAQERRRITNHFIPQLPQLLAKFSADVGKVSCLLRAPLYFQLEVYGTSGRLEKCLDLLLSQVCDIMLKHREESVLEACVRVLCALCSDCYSFCGRAERAVSQLLDSTVEKFSSNLAEILQGSADEDDLYGAASSLNILAVFSSARDLTGRNLFEFCFQLLKMGIETREIHEKLMVPALKCSVFHLFWKGTKITQHSPARDKAELKRVMKALHSFCVVCQSCLSVAQSRIRNQAFVCLCDVLLVFGKLCEGDGSPLQRFSPDDSLKAEMASFIIDYVFSEPDEDLPGEEECEEMKMAALLQRRNQLAGYCKLIIHGVLELRAATDVLRYYNKFYRDFGDIIKETLSKSKMISSVESARTVCLCLQQLFSGLEQDRCDEELTEIRLLAKKLAMNFSINLRLIRKPLLALHQDGICFASQGLDEGDLMNLSFLEILSEFSFKLLQPERKQLSLSLRRVFASVINSEFVRIYERSLTSGSKETPAAAAETPSRKRRRTHSLTSSLETPAVTSHTRRVDMDDDFTDGSVLRKSVIHSRPQSSPFSQSIQSHLSTLSLGHEDASEDEEEPEIEDYDDEDSELGITLPSTHGSASFLEDLFE from the exons ATGATAAGTGCT AGCAGCATGGATGAGTCCGAGCCATACAG TTCGGAGGACGAGGACGTCTCTCTGACCGGAAGTGACTTTGAGTTCCAGCTGACAACCTCCAAGAgaaaactcaactcaactcaggGAGCAgca TCTCCTAAAAGGGTTCGTCATCCGTCAGTCAGCGGCTCCAGCCAATCACAGACACCGGAAGAGTCTCGGGGCCTCGGGCCTCACGGTGCTCAGACGGAGGGCCGTGCCACTGCCTGTCATCTGTATGAAGCAGTGCGGTCCGGCCGCAGCGCTCTGCTG ACGGTGATAGATGATTGGCTGGAAGAGTACAGAAGAGATCGAGAGGCGGGGATTCTGGAGCTGATCAACTTTGTGGTTCAGTGCAGCGGCTGTAAAG GTGTCGTCACCAGAGAGATGTTCAGCCGCCTGCAGAACGCTGATATAATTAGTCACCTGACTACAGAGTTTAACGAG GACTCTGTCAGTTATCCGCTGGTGTCGGGCGGCTCTCAGTGGCGGCACTTTCGTGaaggtgtgtgtgagtttgtgtctcTGCTGGTTCGTGGCTGTCGTAACAGCCTGCTGTACGATGATTTCCTCTTCTCGTCGTTCATCGCGCTGCTCACCGGTCTGGCTGACTCACAGGTCCGCGCCTTCAGACACACCAGCACGCTCATCA ccatgCGGTTGATGTCGTCGATAGTGTCCGTCGCTGCGGAGGTGACCGCTCAAGCGCTGATGACCCGGAGACGCTGTGAGCTGGAGAAGAACAAGCCAGCTGAACACAGAGCCATAGACCGAATAGAAGAACTGGAGGGCTCTTACAGAGAG ctgCTGGAGCATCAGGAGGACTTGCGCTCTCTAATGAACGGGATCTTTAAGGGTGTTTTCATTCATCGGTATCGGGACAGAGTTCCTGAAATCCGTGCCGTCTGCATGGAGGAGATGGGGGTGTGGCTCAGAGAAAACCCAGCCTCTTTCCTCAATGACGAGCACCTCAAATACGTGGGCTGGATGCTGCACGACAAG caagCTGCTGTGCGACTGCAGTGTGTGTTGACTTTGCAGAAACTGTATGTGGAGAAGGATTTCATCAGCCGGTTAGAGCTCTTCACCAGCCGCTTCAAG GAACGGATTCTGTGCATGATTCTGGATAAAGACTCTGACGTGGCAGTGGAAACGGTGAAGCTGTTACTGCTCATTAAACA gcagaCAGATGAAGGCCTGAGTGAGGAGGAGTGTGCTGCTGTGTATCCGCTGGTTTTTGCCACACACCGAGGTCTCGCCTGCGCAGCCGGACGATTCCTGTACCACAC gctgtgCAGTGTGTTGGACGGGCGGTCAGACAAACGCAGTGTTTCTGTCCTCCGTTTGCTGGCACATTTCTTTATTGAGAGTGAG tatcaTGAACACGCTGCGTATCTAGTCGATAGTCTGTGGGATGTTGCGGGGGTGGAGCTAAAAGACTGGGAACTGATGACATCACTACTGCTGCAGGAAAGTG gtgtgGAGGACGAGCTGGAGAGCGCTCTGATTGACATCATGATGTGTGCAGTGAGACAGGCCTCTGAGGCCACGCCTCCCAGCTCTCGAGTGCAGAGGAAG aaCCTGACGGCGCGGGAGAAGAGACTTCAGGCTCAGGAGCGAAGACGCATCACAAACCATTTCATCCCCCAGCTACCTCAGCTACTGGCGAAG TTTTCGGCAGACGTCGGGAAGGTGAGCTGTCTGCTCCGAGCGCCGCTGTATTTCCAGCTGGAGGTTTACGGCACTTCAGGACGCCTGGAGAAA TGTCTGGACCTGCTGCTGTCTCAGGTGTGTGACATCATGCTGAAGCACCGTGAGGAGAGTGTGCTGGAGGCTTGTGTGCGTGTGCTGTGTGCCTTGTGTAGTGATTGCTACAGCTTCTGTGGTCGAGCTGAGAGAGCCGTCAGTCAGCTGCTGGACTCAACCGTGGAGAAATTCAGCTCAAACCTGGCTGAGATACTGCag gGATCAGCTGATGAAGATGATTTGTATGGAGCTGCTTCCTCTCTGAACATCCTAGCCGTcttcagcag tgccaGAGATTTGACCGGAAGGAACCTGTTTGAGTTCTGCTTTCAGCTGCTGAAGATGGGAATAGAGACGAGAGAAATCCATGagaag ctgatgGTTCCAGCTCTTAAGTGTTCAGTCTTCCATCTTTTCTGGAAAGGAACGAAGATCACGCAACACTCTCCAGCAAGAGACAAG gcTGAGCTGAAGCGTGTGATGAAGGCTCTTCACTCGTTCTGTGTGGTGTGTCAGAGCTGTCTGTCCGTGGCTCAGAGTCGCATCAGGAACCAG gcgtttgtgtgtctgtgtgacgtGCTGCTCGTCTTCGGGAAGCTGTGTGAAGGAGACGGTTCACCGCTGCAGCGCTTCAGTCCTGACGACTCTCTCAAAGCAGAAATGGCTTCTTTCATCATCGACTACGTCTTCAGCGAGCCTGACGAGGATCTGCCTG GTGAGGAAGAGTGTGAGGAGATGAAGATGGCTGCTTTGCTGCAGAGGAGGAATCAGCTGGCTGGATACTGTAAACTCATCATACACGGAGTCCTGGAGCTGCGAGCCGCCACAGATGTACTCAGATACTACAAcaag ttctaCAGGGATTTCGGTGACATCATCAAAGAGACGCTCAGCAAATCCAAAATGATCAGCTCAGTGGAAAGCGCCAGGACTGTGTGCTTGTGtctgcagcag ctcttCTCTGGGCTGGAGCAGGACAGGTGTGATGAGGAGTTGACGGAGATCAGATTGCTGGCGAAGAAACTGGCGATGAACTTCAGCATCAACCTGCGTCTGATCCGTAAACCACTGCTGGCCTTACACCA GGATGGCATCTGTTTCGCGAGTCAAGGGCTTGATGAGGGAGACCTGATGAATTTGAGTTTTCTGGAGATTCTGAGTGAATTCAGTTTCAAACTCCTGCAGCCTGAGCGCAAGCAGCT gtcTCTGTCTCTGCGCCGTGTGTTTGCCTCAGTGATCAACAGTGAGTTTGTGAGGATCTACGAACGATCGCTGACTTCAGGATCGAAAGAAACTccggcagcagcagcagaaacaccCAGCAGGAAACGCAGACGCACACACA gtttgaCCAGCAGTTTGGAAACTCCAGCTGTAACGTCTCACACACGCCGTGTCGACATGGATGATGATTTCACAGACGG GTCCGTCCTGAGGAAGAGTGTGATTCACAGCAGACCGCAGTCGAGTCCGTTCTCTCAGAGCATCCAGTCTCATCTCAGCAC ACTCTCTCTGGGTCATGAAGATGCttcagaggatgaggaggagccAGAAATTGAAGATTACGATGATGAAGACTCTGAGCTGGGCATCACTTTG CCCTCCACACACGGCTCCGCCAGCTTCCTGGAGGATCTGTTTGAGTGA
- the LOC109101380 gene encoding cohesin subunit SA-1 isoform X5, with the protein MISASSMDESEPYSSEDEDVSLTGSDFEFQLTTSKRKLNSTQGAASPKRVRHPSVSGSSQSQTPEESRGLGPHGAQTEGRATACHLYEAVRSGRSALLTVIDDWLEEYRRDREAGILELINFVVQCSGCKGVVTREMFSRLQNADIISHLTTEFNEDSVSYPLVSGGSQWRHFREGVCEFVSLLVRGCRNSLLYDDFLFSSFIALLTGLADSQVRAFRHTSTLITMRLMSSIVSVAAEVTAQALMTRRRCELEKNKPAEHRAIDRIEELEGSYRELLEHQEDLRSLMNGIFKGVFIHRYRDRVPEIRAVCMEEMGVWLRENPASFLNDEHLKYVGWMLHDKQAAVRLQCVLTLQKLYVEKDFISRLELFTSRFKERILCMILDKDSDVAVETVKLLLLIKQQTDEGLSEEECAAVYPLVFATHRGLACAAGRFLYHTLCSVLDGRSDKRSVSVLRLLAHFFIESEYHEHAAYLVDSLWDVAGVELKDWELMTSLLLQESGVEDELESALIDIMMCAVRQASEATPPSSRVQRKNLTAREKRLQAQERRRITNHFIPQLPQLLAKFSADVGKVSCLLRAPLYFQLEVYGTSGRLEKCLDLLLSQVCDIMLKHREESVLEACVRVLCALCSDCYSFCGRAERAVSQLLDSTVEKFSSNLAEILQGSADEDDLYGAASSLNILAVFSSARDLTGRNLFEFCFQLLKMGIETREIHEKLMVPALKCSVFHLFWKGTKITQHSPARDKAELKRVMKALHSFCVVCQSCLSVAQSRIRNQAFVCLCDVLLVFGKLCEGDGSPLQRFSPDDSLKAEMASFIIDYVFSEPDEDLPGEEECEEMKMAALLQRRNQLAGYCKLIIHGVLELRAATDVLRYYNKLFSGLEQDRCDEELTEIRLLAKKLAMNFSINLRLIRKPLLALHQDGICFASQGLDEGDLMNLSFLEILSEFSFKLLQPERKQLSLSLRRVFASVINSEFVRIYERSLTSGSKETPAAAAETPSRKRRRTHSLTSSLETPAVTSHTRRVDMDDDFTDGSVLRKSVIHSRPQSSPFSQSIQSHLSTLSLGHEDASEDEEEPEIEDYDDEDSELGITLPSTHGSASFLEDLFE; encoded by the exons ATGATAAGTGCT AGCAGCATGGATGAGTCCGAGCCATACAG TTCGGAGGACGAGGACGTCTCTCTGACCGGAAGTGACTTTGAGTTCCAGCTGACAACCTCCAAGAgaaaactcaactcaactcaggGAGCAgca TCTCCTAAAAGGGTTCGTCATCCGTCAGTCAGCGGCTCCAGCCAATCACAGACACCGGAAGAGTCTCGGGGCCTCGGGCCTCACGGTGCTCAGACGGAGGGCCGTGCCACTGCCTGTCATCTGTATGAAGCAGTGCGGTCCGGCCGCAGCGCTCTGCTG ACGGTGATAGATGATTGGCTGGAAGAGTACAGAAGAGATCGAGAGGCGGGGATTCTGGAGCTGATCAACTTTGTGGTTCAGTGCAGCGGCTGTAAAG GTGTCGTCACCAGAGAGATGTTCAGCCGCCTGCAGAACGCTGATATAATTAGTCACCTGACTACAGAGTTTAACGAG GACTCTGTCAGTTATCCGCTGGTGTCGGGCGGCTCTCAGTGGCGGCACTTTCGTGaaggtgtgtgtgagtttgtgtctcTGCTGGTTCGTGGCTGTCGTAACAGCCTGCTGTACGATGATTTCCTCTTCTCGTCGTTCATCGCGCTGCTCACCGGTCTGGCTGACTCACAGGTCCGCGCCTTCAGACACACCAGCACGCTCATCA ccatgCGGTTGATGTCGTCGATAGTGTCCGTCGCTGCGGAGGTGACCGCTCAAGCGCTGATGACCCGGAGACGCTGTGAGCTGGAGAAGAACAAGCCAGCTGAACACAGAGCCATAGACCGAATAGAAGAACTGGAGGGCTCTTACAGAGAG ctgCTGGAGCATCAGGAGGACTTGCGCTCTCTAATGAACGGGATCTTTAAGGGTGTTTTCATTCATCGGTATCGGGACAGAGTTCCTGAAATCCGTGCCGTCTGCATGGAGGAGATGGGGGTGTGGCTCAGAGAAAACCCAGCCTCTTTCCTCAATGACGAGCACCTCAAATACGTGGGCTGGATGCTGCACGACAAG caagCTGCTGTGCGACTGCAGTGTGTGTTGACTTTGCAGAAACTGTATGTGGAGAAGGATTTCATCAGCCGGTTAGAGCTCTTCACCAGCCGCTTCAAG GAACGGATTCTGTGCATGATTCTGGATAAAGACTCTGACGTGGCAGTGGAAACGGTGAAGCTGTTACTGCTCATTAAACA gcagaCAGATGAAGGCCTGAGTGAGGAGGAGTGTGCTGCTGTGTATCCGCTGGTTTTTGCCACACACCGAGGTCTCGCCTGCGCAGCCGGACGATTCCTGTACCACAC gctgtgCAGTGTGTTGGACGGGCGGTCAGACAAACGCAGTGTTTCTGTCCTCCGTTTGCTGGCACATTTCTTTATTGAGAGTGAG tatcaTGAACACGCTGCGTATCTAGTCGATAGTCTGTGGGATGTTGCGGGGGTGGAGCTAAAAGACTGGGAACTGATGACATCACTACTGCTGCAGGAAAGTG gtgtgGAGGACGAGCTGGAGAGCGCTCTGATTGACATCATGATGTGTGCAGTGAGACAGGCCTCTGAGGCCACGCCTCCCAGCTCTCGAGTGCAGAGGAAG aaCCTGACGGCGCGGGAGAAGAGACTTCAGGCTCAGGAGCGAAGACGCATCACAAACCATTTCATCCCCCAGCTACCTCAGCTACTGGCGAAG TTTTCGGCAGACGTCGGGAAGGTGAGCTGTCTGCTCCGAGCGCCGCTGTATTTCCAGCTGGAGGTTTACGGCACTTCAGGACGCCTGGAGAAA TGTCTGGACCTGCTGCTGTCTCAGGTGTGTGACATCATGCTGAAGCACCGTGAGGAGAGTGTGCTGGAGGCTTGTGTGCGTGTGCTGTGTGCCTTGTGTAGTGATTGCTACAGCTTCTGTGGTCGAGCTGAGAGAGCCGTCAGTCAGCTGCTGGACTCAACCGTGGAGAAATTCAGCTCAAACCTGGCTGAGATACTGCag gGATCAGCTGATGAAGATGATTTGTATGGAGCTGCTTCCTCTCTGAACATCCTAGCCGTcttcagcag tgccaGAGATTTGACCGGAAGGAACCTGTTTGAGTTCTGCTTTCAGCTGCTGAAGATGGGAATAGAGACGAGAGAAATCCATGagaag ctgatgGTTCCAGCTCTTAAGTGTTCAGTCTTCCATCTTTTCTGGAAAGGAACGAAGATCACGCAACACTCTCCAGCAAGAGACAAG gcTGAGCTGAAGCGTGTGATGAAGGCTCTTCACTCGTTCTGTGTGGTGTGTCAGAGCTGTCTGTCCGTGGCTCAGAGTCGCATCAGGAACCAG gcgtttgtgtgtctgtgtgacgtGCTGCTCGTCTTCGGGAAGCTGTGTGAAGGAGACGGTTCACCGCTGCAGCGCTTCAGTCCTGACGACTCTCTCAAAGCAGAAATGGCTTCTTTCATCATCGACTACGTCTTCAGCGAGCCTGACGAGGATCTGCCTG GTGAGGAAGAGTGTGAGGAGATGAAGATGGCTGCTTTGCTGCAGAGGAGGAATCAGCTGGCTGGATACTGTAAACTCATCATACACGGAGTCCTGGAGCTGCGAGCCGCCACAGATGTACTCAGATACTACAAcaag ctcttCTCTGGGCTGGAGCAGGACAGGTGTGATGAGGAGTTGACGGAGATCAGATTGCTGGCGAAGAAACTGGCGATGAACTTCAGCATCAACCTGCGTCTGATCCGTAAACCACTGCTGGCCTTACACCA GGATGGCATCTGTTTCGCGAGTCAAGGGCTTGATGAGGGAGACCTGATGAATTTGAGTTTTCTGGAGATTCTGAGTGAATTCAGTTTCAAACTCCTGCAGCCTGAGCGCAAGCAGCT gtcTCTGTCTCTGCGCCGTGTGTTTGCCTCAGTGATCAACAGTGAGTTTGTGAGGATCTACGAACGATCGCTGACTTCAGGATCGAAAGAAACTccggcagcagcagcagaaacaccCAGCAGGAAACGCAGACGCACACACA gtttgaCCAGCAGTTTGGAAACTCCAGCTGTAACGTCTCACACACGCCGTGTCGACATGGATGATGATTTCACAGACGG GTCCGTCCTGAGGAAGAGTGTGATTCACAGCAGACCGCAGTCGAGTCCGTTCTCTCAGAGCATCCAGTCTCATCTCAGCAC ACTCTCTCTGGGTCATGAAGATGCttcagaggatgaggaggagccAGAAATTGAAGATTACGATGATGAAGACTCTGAGCTGGGCATCACTTTG CCCTCCACACACGGCTCCGCCAGCTTCCTGGAGGATCTGTTTGAGTGA
- the LOC109101380 gene encoding cohesin subunit SA-1 isoform X4 has protein sequence MISASSMDESEPYSSEDEDVSLTGSDFEFQLTTSKRKLNSTQGAASPKRVRHPSVSGSSQSQTPEESRGLGPHGAQTEGRATACHLYEAVRSGRSALLTVIDDWLEEYRRDREAGILELINFVVQCSGCKGVVTREMFSRLQNADIISHLTTEFNEDSVSYPLVSGGSQWRHFREGVCEFVSLLVRGCRNSLLYDDFLFSSFIALLTGLADSQVRAFRHTSTLITMRLMSSIVSVAAEVTAQALMTRRRCELEKNKPAEHRAIDRIEELEGSYRELLEHQEDLRSLMNGIFKGVFIHRYRDRVPEIRAVCMEEMGVWLRENPASFLNDEHLKYVGWMLHDKQAAVRLQCVLTLQKLYVEKDFISRLELFTSRFKERILCMILDKDSDVAVETVKLLLLIKQQTDEGLSEEECAAVYPLVFATHRGLACAAGRFLYHTLCSVLDGRSDKRSVSVLRLLAHFFIESEYHEHAAYLVDSLWDVAGVELKDWELMTSLLLQESGVEDELESALIDIMMCAVRQASEATPPSSRVQRKNLTAREKRLQAQERRRITNHFIPQLPQLLAKFSADVGKVSCLLRAPLYFQLEVYGTSGRLEKCLDLLLSQVCDIMLKHREESVLEACVRVLCALCSDCYSFCGRAERAVSQLLDSTVEKFSSNLAEILQGSADEDDLYGAASSLNILAVFSSARDLTGRNLFEFCFQLLKMGIETREIHEKLMVPALKCSVFHLFWKGTKITQHSPARDKAFVCLCDVLLVFGKLCEGDGSPLQRFSPDDSLKAEMASFIIDYVFSEPDEDLPGEEECEEMKMAALLQRRNQLAGYCKLIIHGVLELRAATDVLRYYNKFYRDFGDIIKETLSKSKMISSVESARTVCLCLQQLFSGLEQDRCDEELTEIRLLAKKLAMNFSINLRLIRKPLLALHQDGICFASQGLDEGDLMNLSFLEILSEFSFKLLQPERKQLSLSLRRVFASVINSEFVRIYERSLTSGSKETPAAAAETPSRKRRRTHSLTSSLETPAVTSHTRRVDMDDDFTDGSVLRKSVIHSRPQSSPFSQSIQSHLSTLSLGHEDASEDEEEPEIEDYDDEDSELGITLPSTHGSASFLEDLFE, from the exons ATGATAAGTGCT AGCAGCATGGATGAGTCCGAGCCATACAG TTCGGAGGACGAGGACGTCTCTCTGACCGGAAGTGACTTTGAGTTCCAGCTGACAACCTCCAAGAgaaaactcaactcaactcaggGAGCAgca TCTCCTAAAAGGGTTCGTCATCCGTCAGTCAGCGGCTCCAGCCAATCACAGACACCGGAAGAGTCTCGGGGCCTCGGGCCTCACGGTGCTCAGACGGAGGGCCGTGCCACTGCCTGTCATCTGTATGAAGCAGTGCGGTCCGGCCGCAGCGCTCTGCTG ACGGTGATAGATGATTGGCTGGAAGAGTACAGAAGAGATCGAGAGGCGGGGATTCTGGAGCTGATCAACTTTGTGGTTCAGTGCAGCGGCTGTAAAG GTGTCGTCACCAGAGAGATGTTCAGCCGCCTGCAGAACGCTGATATAATTAGTCACCTGACTACAGAGTTTAACGAG GACTCTGTCAGTTATCCGCTGGTGTCGGGCGGCTCTCAGTGGCGGCACTTTCGTGaaggtgtgtgtgagtttgtgtctcTGCTGGTTCGTGGCTGTCGTAACAGCCTGCTGTACGATGATTTCCTCTTCTCGTCGTTCATCGCGCTGCTCACCGGTCTGGCTGACTCACAGGTCCGCGCCTTCAGACACACCAGCACGCTCATCA ccatgCGGTTGATGTCGTCGATAGTGTCCGTCGCTGCGGAGGTGACCGCTCAAGCGCTGATGACCCGGAGACGCTGTGAGCTGGAGAAGAACAAGCCAGCTGAACACAGAGCCATAGACCGAATAGAAGAACTGGAGGGCTCTTACAGAGAG ctgCTGGAGCATCAGGAGGACTTGCGCTCTCTAATGAACGGGATCTTTAAGGGTGTTTTCATTCATCGGTATCGGGACAGAGTTCCTGAAATCCGTGCCGTCTGCATGGAGGAGATGGGGGTGTGGCTCAGAGAAAACCCAGCCTCTTTCCTCAATGACGAGCACCTCAAATACGTGGGCTGGATGCTGCACGACAAG caagCTGCTGTGCGACTGCAGTGTGTGTTGACTTTGCAGAAACTGTATGTGGAGAAGGATTTCATCAGCCGGTTAGAGCTCTTCACCAGCCGCTTCAAG GAACGGATTCTGTGCATGATTCTGGATAAAGACTCTGACGTGGCAGTGGAAACGGTGAAGCTGTTACTGCTCATTAAACA gcagaCAGATGAAGGCCTGAGTGAGGAGGAGTGTGCTGCTGTGTATCCGCTGGTTTTTGCCACACACCGAGGTCTCGCCTGCGCAGCCGGACGATTCCTGTACCACAC gctgtgCAGTGTGTTGGACGGGCGGTCAGACAAACGCAGTGTTTCTGTCCTCCGTTTGCTGGCACATTTCTTTATTGAGAGTGAG tatcaTGAACACGCTGCGTATCTAGTCGATAGTCTGTGGGATGTTGCGGGGGTGGAGCTAAAAGACTGGGAACTGATGACATCACTACTGCTGCAGGAAAGTG gtgtgGAGGACGAGCTGGAGAGCGCTCTGATTGACATCATGATGTGTGCAGTGAGACAGGCCTCTGAGGCCACGCCTCCCAGCTCTCGAGTGCAGAGGAAG aaCCTGACGGCGCGGGAGAAGAGACTTCAGGCTCAGGAGCGAAGACGCATCACAAACCATTTCATCCCCCAGCTACCTCAGCTACTGGCGAAG TTTTCGGCAGACGTCGGGAAGGTGAGCTGTCTGCTCCGAGCGCCGCTGTATTTCCAGCTGGAGGTTTACGGCACTTCAGGACGCCTGGAGAAA TGTCTGGACCTGCTGCTGTCTCAGGTGTGTGACATCATGCTGAAGCACCGTGAGGAGAGTGTGCTGGAGGCTTGTGTGCGTGTGCTGTGTGCCTTGTGTAGTGATTGCTACAGCTTCTGTGGTCGAGCTGAGAGAGCCGTCAGTCAGCTGCTGGACTCAACCGTGGAGAAATTCAGCTCAAACCTGGCTGAGATACTGCag gGATCAGCTGATGAAGATGATTTGTATGGAGCTGCTTCCTCTCTGAACATCCTAGCCGTcttcagcag tgccaGAGATTTGACCGGAAGGAACCTGTTTGAGTTCTGCTTTCAGCTGCTGAAGATGGGAATAGAGACGAGAGAAATCCATGagaag ctgatgGTTCCAGCTCTTAAGTGTTCAGTCTTCCATCTTTTCTGGAAAGGAACGAAGATCACGCAACACTCTCCAGCAAGAGACAAG gcgtttgtgtgtctgtgtgacgtGCTGCTCGTCTTCGGGAAGCTGTGTGAAGGAGACGGTTCACCGCTGCAGCGCTTCAGTCCTGACGACTCTCTCAAAGCAGAAATGGCTTCTTTCATCATCGACTACGTCTTCAGCGAGCCTGACGAGGATCTGCCTG GTGAGGAAGAGTGTGAGGAGATGAAGATGGCTGCTTTGCTGCAGAGGAGGAATCAGCTGGCTGGATACTGTAAACTCATCATACACGGAGTCCTGGAGCTGCGAGCCGCCACAGATGTACTCAGATACTACAAcaag ttctaCAGGGATTTCGGTGACATCATCAAAGAGACGCTCAGCAAATCCAAAATGATCAGCTCAGTGGAAAGCGCCAGGACTGTGTGCTTGTGtctgcagcag ctcttCTCTGGGCTGGAGCAGGACAGGTGTGATGAGGAGTTGACGGAGATCAGATTGCTGGCGAAGAAACTGGCGATGAACTTCAGCATCAACCTGCGTCTGATCCGTAAACCACTGCTGGCCTTACACCA GGATGGCATCTGTTTCGCGAGTCAAGGGCTTGATGAGGGAGACCTGATGAATTTGAGTTTTCTGGAGATTCTGAGTGAATTCAGTTTCAAACTCCTGCAGCCTGAGCGCAAGCAGCT gtcTCTGTCTCTGCGCCGTGTGTTTGCCTCAGTGATCAACAGTGAGTTTGTGAGGATCTACGAACGATCGCTGACTTCAGGATCGAAAGAAACTccggcagcagcagcagaaacaccCAGCAGGAAACGCAGACGCACACACA gtttgaCCAGCAGTTTGGAAACTCCAGCTGTAACGTCTCACACACGCCGTGTCGACATGGATGATGATTTCACAGACGG GTCCGTCCTGAGGAAGAGTGTGATTCACAGCAGACCGCAGTCGAGTCCGTTCTCTCAGAGCATCCAGTCTCATCTCAGCAC ACTCTCTCTGGGTCATGAAGATGCttcagaggatgaggaggagccAGAAATTGAAGATTACGATGATGAAGACTCTGAGCTGGGCATCACTTTG CCCTCCACACACGGCTCCGCCAGCTTCCTGGAGGATCTGTTTGAGTGA